The Bombus fervidus isolate BK054 chromosome 3, iyBomFerv1, whole genome shotgun sequence genome includes a window with the following:
- the Dare gene encoding NADPH:adrenodoxin oxidoreductase, mitochondrial yields MKFGEIYNYVRLFSTQHIVPKVCIIGAGPAGFYAAQQLLKTNANVKVDILEKLPVPYGLVRFGVAPDHPEVKNVIHTFEKTASNPRFQFIGNVNVGKDVTINELQEIYHAVLLTYGAEEDKLLNIPGENLNNIVSGRRFVGWYNGVPADSNLNINLNVEEAVVLGQGNVAIDIARILLTPVDKLKNTDITSFALEKLSQSKIRKVSLIGRRGPLQAAFTIAELREILKLDGCRSYWRADDFINVKQVINTLARPRKRLTELMIEYLEKTSLDTGTMTKELYPIFLRSPIEFLGSDSIHGIKLSINKLEGNDIRAQFAVPTGLFEEIECGIAFRSIGYKSIQIDASIPFDTEIGRIKNIAGKVQDKLYTAGWAGTGPVGVILSTMTNAFQIGISMNKELSITENKPGFIGLSKILEQKGIPIVLYNDWKKIDKVERERGKTLGKPREKIVDINEMLEIALR; encoded by the exons ATGAAATTTGGTGAAATCTACAATTatgttcgtttattttcaaCTCAACATATTGTACCAAAAGTGTGTATTATTGGTGCAGGGCCAGCAGGATTTTATGCTGCACAACAGTTATTGAAG ACGAACGCTAACGTAAAAGTGGATATATTAGAGAAGTTACCAGTACCATATGGTCTAGTACGTTTTGGTGTAGCACCAGATCATCCAGAAGTGAAGAATGTTATTCATACTTTTGAGAAAACTGCATCTAACCCACGTTTTCAATTTATAGGAAATGTCAATGTAGGAAAAGATGTTACTATAAATGAATTGCAAGAAATTTATCATGCAGTTTTATta ACATATGGTGCAGAAGAGGATAAACTATTGAATATACCTggggaaaatttaaataatatagtatCAGGACGACGATTTGTTGGTTGGTATAATGGAGTACCAGCAGATAGTaatctaaatattaatttaaatgtagAAGAAGCTGTTGTGTTGGGACAAGGTAATGTTGCTATAGATATTGCAAGAATTTTGCTAACACCAGTAGATAAATTAAAG AATACTGATATAACATCATTTGCGTTGGAAAAATTATCACAAAGTAAAATACGTAAAGTATCATTAATAGGAAGAAGAGGTCCATTACAAGCAGCGTTTACAATTGCAGAACTCagggaaatattgaaattagatGGCTGTAGGAGTTATTGGCGTGCAgatgattttataaatgtaaaacaaGTAATTAACACATTAGCAAGACCACGGAAAAGATTAACTGAACTCAtgatagaatatttagaaaaaacaTCCTTAGATACAGGAACAATGACAAAAGAATTATAtccaatatttttaagaagtCCCATAGAATTTTTAGGTTCGGATAGTATACATGGTATTAAACtatcaataaataaacttGAAGGTAATGACATACGTGCACAATTTGCTGTACCTACTGGattatttgaagaaattgaatGTGGTATAGCATTTCGTAGCATTGGTTATAAGTCCATTCAAATAGATGCATCAATACCATTTGACACAGAAATTGgtcgtattaaaaatatagcagGTAAAGTTCAAGATAAACTTTATACTGCAGGTTGGGCTGGAACAGGTCCTGTAGGAGTTATATTATCAACAATGACAAATGCATTTCAAATTGGTATATCAATGAATAAAGAATTATCAATTACAGAAAATAAACCAGGTTTTATAGGTTTATCTAAAATACTGGAGCAAAAAGGAATACCCATAGTTTTATATAATGATTGGAAAAAGATTGATAAAGTAGAACGTGAAAGGGGAAAAACATTAGGGAAGCCAAGGG